From one Rhodamnia argentea isolate NSW1041297 chromosome 1, ASM2092103v1, whole genome shotgun sequence genomic stretch:
- the LOC115743889 gene encoding bifunctional 3-dehydroquinate dehydratase/shikimate dehydrogenase, chloroplastic-like yields MGSLQFTTSDLQTSMRGVRSSPTLLCTPLMGTTVDQMLVEMRKAKEIGADLVEIRLDCLRNFNPLQDLEILIKQSPLPTLVTYRPVWEGGQYEGDESKRQDALRLAMQLGAHYIDVELEVAHDFNNSIHGKKPDNCKVIVSSHNFHNTPSAEAIGNLVARIQATGADIATIATTALDITDCARIFQITVHSQIPIIGIVMGERGLISRILSPKFGGYLTYGALEAGAISAPGQPTANDLLDLYNFRLIRPDTKVYGIIGKPVGHSKSPLLFNAAYKSVGLNAVYLHFLVDDVEKFFNTYSAIDFASGCSCTIPHKEAALKCMDEIDPIAKKIGAINNIVRRPDGTLTAFNTDYIGAIAAIEDGLRELNGVSPGASPLAGKLFVVLGAGGAGKSLAYGAAQKGARVVVANRTFERAKELAEKVGGQATTLAEVENFHPEEGMVLANTTSVGMKPKIDDTPLAKHALKRYCLVFDAIYTPKETRLLREARETGAVIVYGTEMLIRQGFEQYKNFTGLPAPEELFRTLMEKHA; encoded by the exons ATGGGCAGCCTTCAG TTCACTACGTCGGATCTCCAAACGAGCATGCGCGGAGTCCGGAGCAGCCCCACGCTGCTGTGCACGCCGTTGATGGGCACCACGGTCGACCAGATGCTGGTCGAGATGAGGAAGGCCAAGGAGATTGGGGCCGACCTCGTCGAGATCCGCCTCGACTGCCTGAGGAACTTCAATCCTCTCCAGGACCTCGAGATCCTCATCAAGCAGTCCCCTCTTCCCACTCTCGTCACCTACAG GCCGGTCTGGGAAGGCGGCCAGTATGAAGGCGACGAAAGCAAGAGACAGGACGCTCTTCGGTTGGCGATGCAGCTCGGAGCTCATTACATCGATGTTGAGCTCGAG GTTGCTCATGACTTCAACAATTCCATTCATGGAAAGAAGCCCGACAACTGCAAGGTCATCGTGTCTTCGCACAACTTTCACAACACTCCGTCAGCCGAGGCCATTGGCAATCTCGTGGCGAGAATCCAAGCTACTGGTGCTGATATAGCCACAATCGCGACGACCGCACTAGACATTACAGATTGCGCACGGATTTTCCAGATAACCGTCCATTCTCAA ATTCCAATAATCGGAATTGTTATGGGCGAGAGGGGTTTGATTTCAAGAATTCTTAGCCCCAAATTCGGTGGATATCTCACTTATGGTGCACTTGAGGCCGGTGCCATATCCGCTCCAGGGCAACCGACAGCTAACGACTTGTTGGACTTATACAACTTCAGGCTCATCAGGCCCGACACCAAAGTTTACGGTATCATTGGCAAGCCAGTCGGTCACAGCAAGAGTCCTCTCCTGTTCAATGCGGCATACAAGTCGGTCGGCCTCAATGCAGTCTACTTGCATTTTCTGGTAGACGATGTCGAGAAGTTCTTCAACACCTATTCAGCCATCGACTTTGCTTCTGGATGCAG TTGCACAATTCCTCACAAGGAGGCCGCACTCAAGTGCATGGACGAGATCGACCCGATTGCAAAG AAAATTGGGGCTATCAACAACATTGTGAGAAGGCCTGATGGGACATTGACTGCTTTCAATACCGATTACATCGGTGCCATTGCTGCTATCGAGGACGGATTGAGAG AGTTAAATGGGGTGAGTCCAGGAGCCTCGCCATTAGCCGGTAAACTGTTCGTCGTCCTCGGAGCTGGTGGTGCTGGCAAGTCGCTCGCTTATGGAGCTGCTCAGAAGGGAGCTCGAGTAGTGGTGGCCAACCGGACATTCG AGCGGGCCAAAGAGCTTGCCGAGAAGGTGGGAGGACAAGCTACGACTCTTGCTGAGGTCGAGAACTTCCACCCCGAAGAAGGCATGGTTCTTGCAAACACGACATCCGTCGGCATGAAACCTAAGATTGATGACACCCCCCTGGCCAAG CACGCTTTGAAACGTTATTGCCTGGTGTTCGATGCCATTTACACACCGAAGGAAACCAGACTCCTACGCGAAGCGAGAGAGACCGGAGCTGTTATTGTGTATGGAACGGAGATGTTGATCCGTCAAGGCTTCGAGCAATATAAGAATTTCACTGGCTTGCCTG CACCGGAGGAATTGTTTAGGACGCTCATGGAGAAACACGCGTAG
- the LOC115743888 gene encoding bifunctional 3-dehydroquinate dehydratase/shikimate dehydrogenase, chloroplastic-like, with amino-acid sequence MTLSSIPLTTADVQIAAGGRRNFTLLCAPVMGESVDQMLGQIRKAKEQGADLVEVRLDFLKSFSPKQDLEVLLKQSALPTLVTYRPKWEGGQYEGDDSRRLDALRVAVESGADYVDVELQVAHEFFSSIHGKKPEKVKIIVSSHNYQNTPSSEELGNLVARIQATGADIVKIATTALDISDCAHIFQVLAHSQVPTIAIAMGERGLISRILAAKYGGFLTFGAIEAGVVSAPGQPSIKDLLDLYNLRQLGPDTKVHGVIGKPIGHSKSPHLYNAAFKSVNFNGIYLPLLVDSVANFINAYSSPDFVGYSYTIPHKEDGLRCCDEVDPIAKAIGAISQMIRRPTDGKLIGYNVDYLGAIAAIEEALRASNGASPATISPLAGKLFVVIGAGGAGKALAYGGMEKGARVVVANRTYEKAKELASKVGGQAITLAELENFHPEDGMVLANTTSVGMKPNIDLTPLSKKALSRYRLVFDAIYTPKLTRLLQEAQECGAIPVYGTEMFINQAFVQFERFTGYPAPKQLIRDALAKST; translated from the exons atgACTCTCAGCAGCATCCCG TTGACTACTGCGGATGTTCAAATTGCcgctggaggaaggaggaacTTCACGCTACTGTGTGCGCCGGTAATGGGGGAGTCGGTGGACCAGATGCTGGGCCAGATAAGGAAAGCGAAGGAGCAAGGCGCCGACCTTGTCGAAGTTCGCTTGGATTTCTTGAAGAGCTTCAGTCCGAAACAAGATCTCGAGGTCCTACTCAAACAGAGCGCCTTGCCCACTCTAGTGACTTACAG ACCCAAATGGGAAGGTGGTCAGTATGAGGGTGATGACAGCCGGAGATTGGATGCATTACGAGTAGCAGTGGAATCAGGAGCTGACTATGTAGATGTTGAGCTTCAG GTTGCTCATGAGTTCTTCAGTTCCATTCATGGGAAGAAGCCTGAAAAGGTCAAAATCATAGTTTCTTCTCACAACTATCAGAATACACCATCATCCGAGGAACTGGGCAACCTTGTAGCAAGAATCCAGGCTACTGGCGCTGACATCGTCAAGATTGCAACTACTGCCCTTGATATTAGTGACTGTGCGCATATCTTTCAAGTTCTAGCACATTCTCAA GTTCCAACTATCGCAATTGCTATGGGCGAGAGGGGTTTGATTTCACGGATACTTGCTGCAAAGTACGGTGGATTTCTCACATTCGGTGCAATTGAAGCTGGAGTAGTTTCAGCTCCTGGACAGCCATCCATAAAAGATCTGCTGGATTTATATAATTTAAGACAATTAGGGCCTGATACCAAAGTACATGGTGTTATTGGAAAGCCCATTGGTCACAGCAAGAGTCCTCACCTGTACAATGCCGCATTTAAATCGGTCAATTTCAATGGAATCTATCTCCCCCTGTTGGTTGACAGTGTGGCAAATTTCATCAACGCCTACTCATCTCCAGATTTTGTTGGATACAG TTATACGATTCCTCACAAGGAGGATGGACTTAGATGTTGTGATGAGGTCGACCCAATAGCCAAG GCCATTGGAGCTATCAGTCAGATGATTAGAAGACCAACCGATGGGAAGTTGATCGGATACAATGTTGACTATCTTGGAGCTATTGCAGCTATTGAGGAAGCACTTCGAG CTTCAAACGGAGCAAGCCCGGCTACCATTTCCCCCTTGGCTGGAAAGCTCTTTGTTGTCATTGGAGCTGGTGGTGCTGGAAAAGCACTTGCATATGGTGGTATGGAGAAGGGAGCAAGAGTTGTAGTTGCCAACAGGACTTACG aaaaagcaaaagaactcGCCAGTAAAGTTGGAGGGCAAGCAATTACTCTGGCTGAACTTGAGAATTTTCACCCAGAAGATGGAATGGTTCTTGCAAACACCACTTCAGTTGGGATGAAGCCAAACATCGACCTGACACCCTTATCTAAG AAAGCTTTGAGTCGCTATCGTCTGGTTTTTGATGCCATCTACACGCCAAAGTTGACTCGACTTCTCCAAGAAGCTCAGGAGTGTGGAGCCATTCCTGTCTATGGAACGGAGATGTTCATTAATCAGGCCTTTGTACAGTTTGAAAGGTTCACGGGGTATCCCG CACCAAAGCAACTGATTAGGGATGCATTGGCAAAGAGTACATGA
- the LOC115728951 gene encoding microtubule-associated protein futsch-like — MEAEAPPHVSTELHTLDQETKEAVETPTDFSTKLRPEEDENKEAKIIVDTTHPLSKEQKRKEENEASADASEPHSIELGGKSKGAETSNELQAPKRKTRKVLKPRSKIAKKSPASNSLDKKKAEEISTKLQPEEDENKEAGIIMDTTQPLSKEQERKEENEAPADAFEPHSIELEGRSKGAETSNELQAPKKKTRKVLKPRSEISKTSPAINSLNKKTAKVTVAELEGKEEIKKKAVSLINNGNSSIEVGTTDALCMEQENKEEIKSAADFSAEPHSMELENKNKVAGTSNELPAQQKNEVEIQAAPEVSTEPHSVELKKKSESALTSEKMQAPRKRTVKVLKARSKIVKKSPAIASSMKKKVEATIPKVEVEKATKAKDVLSVKNGNSSKGDSLKQSTSGDKMLRNADDLRSEGKDDCNLKGGNSCTHVEKNAKEPAADNSEKNGSGVLGKSKRKWKETVKQKSNKSLNNLKDNEKPDNLEKKPRKEKKEKLGGLIFMCNSKTKPDCLSYGVMGISLSKKDLVLGVRPGLKLFLYDYDLKLMYGIYKATSPGGMRLEPSAFNGAFPVQVRFKVHLECYPLPETIFKKGMGENFTTKHKFKTELSIEQVSRLAALFRPVELHVKELPARSPRLTKSRMGDSHVRARESRHLSRRETSSRDPYAEHQSRRLPELAHESDRPVVGRELAPRPRAESREMYLTEQEYRAFGLRGERRNADFRRHISPTLRPYREDHERERIRRLPEEIHREAAPARRDNAVGRSYTSDRGYRTYSLHPREELHSQVPPRAGTSAAAAFNSYQEDPYDAYQHGAASADPYAHRSRREDIPSGSLYGRSRRESYLTEKDHLRRRAVDRDESLPRYIDDLLGHDRAHRYGTNENNAASLPVSSRYSFAGPRI; from the exons ATGGAAGCTGAAGCACCTCCACATGTGTCCACTGAATTACACACATTGGACCAGGAAACCAAGGAGGCAGTTGAAACACCTACAGATTTCTCCACTAAGTTGCGGCCTGAGGAAGACGAAAACAAGGAAGCGAAAATAATTGTGGACACAACTCATCCACTCTCAAAGGagcagaaaagaaaggaagaaaatgaagcatCTGCAGATGCCTCTGAGCCACACTCAATAGAGCTGGGAGGCAAGAGCAAAGGTGCGGAGACTTCCAATGAGTTGCAGGCTCCTAAAAGGAAAACTAGGAAGGTTTTGAAACCCAGATCAAAAATTGCCAAGAAATCTCCTGCCAGTAATTCCTTGGACAAGAAAAAGGCCGAAGAAATCTCCACTAAGTTGCAGCCTGAGGAAGACGAAAACAAGGAAGCTGGAATAATTATGGACACAACTCAGCCACTCTCAAAGGAGCAGGAacgaaaggaggaaaatgaagcaCCTGCAGATGCCTTTGAGCCACACTCAATAGAGCTGGAAGGCAGGAGCAAAGGTGCGGAGACTTCCAATGAGTTGCAGGCTCCTAAAAAGAAAACTAGGAAGGTTTTGAAACCCAGATCAGAAATTTCCAAGACATCTCCTGCCATTAATTCCTTGAATAAGAAAACGGCGAAAGTTACTGTTGCAGAACTCGAggggaaagaagaaataaagaagaaagcaGTATCACTGATTAATAATGGAAATAGTAGCATAGAAGTAGGGACCACAGATGCCTTATGTATGGAGCAGGAAAACAAGGAGGAAATTAAATCGGCTGCAGATTTCTCTGCTGAGCCACATTCTATGGAGCTGGAAAATAAGAACAAAGTAGCAGGAACCTCCAATGAGTTGCCGGCTCAGCAGAAAAATGAGGTGGAAATTCAAGCAGCTCCAGAGGTCTCCACTGAGCCACACTCTGTGGAGCTGAAAAAGAAGAGTGAATCTGCGCTGACCTCCGAAAAGATGCAGGCCCCTAGGAAGAGAACTGTTAAAGTTTTGAAAGCCAGATCAAAAATTGTCAAGAAATCTCCTGCCATTGCTTCATCGATGAAGAAAAAAGTCGAAGCTACCATACCAAAAGTTGAGGTGGAAAAAGCAACAAAGGCGAAAGATGTGTTGTCAGTTAAGAATGGAAATAGCAGCAAAGGAGACTCCTTGAAGCAATCTACTTCTGGTGATAAGATGCTACGGAATGCAGATGATTTGAGGAGTGAAGGAAAGGATGATTGCAACTTGAAAGGTGGAAATAGCTGCACTCATGTAGAGAAGAATGCAAAGGAACCAGCTGCAGATAATAGTGAGAAAAATGGATCTGGAGTGCttggaaaaagcaaaaggaaatggAAGGAAACAGTAAAACAAAAGTCTAACAAGAGTTTGAACAATTTGAAGGACAATGAGAAACCTGacaatttggaaaagaaaccgagaaaagaaaagaaagaaaaactcgGTGGTTTGATTTTTATGTGCAACTCCAAGACCAAACCAGATTGTTTAAGTTATGGTGTCATGGGCATCTCCTTGAGTAAAAAGGATCTTGTGTTGGGCGTCAGACCTGGTCTCAAGCTTTTTCTGTATGATTATGATCTTAAGCTTATGTACGGAATTTACAAGGCCACCTCTCCTGGGGGCATGAGACTCGAGCCTAGCGCTTTTAATGGGGCTTTTCCAGTTCAG GTGCGATTTAAAGTTCATCTCGAGTGTTATCCGCTGCCAGAGACTATCTTCAAAAAGGGCATGGGAGAAAATTTTACAACTAAACACAAATTCAAAACAGAACTTTCTATTGAACAG GTAAGTAGGCTTGCAGCACTTTTTCGACCAGTAGAGCTCCATGTGAAAGAATTGCCTGCTCGTTCCCCAAGATTGACCAAAAGCAGAATGGGGGATTCTCATGTCAGAGCTCGTGAATCACGACATCTATCACGTAGGGAAACATCGTCTAGGGATCCTTATGCTGAACATCAATCTCGAAGACTTCCGGAATTAGCTCATGAAAGTGACCGACCAGTTGTGGGCCGTGAGCTAGCGCCTAGGCCAAGAGCAGAATCTCGAGAAATGTATCTTACGGAGCAGGAGTATCGAGCATTTGGTCTtagaggagagaggaggaacGCAGATTTCCGAAGGCATATTTCTCCTACCCTAAGACCATACAGGGAGGATCACGAGAGAGAGCGCATTCGAAGACTACCGGAAGAGATACATAGGGAAGCTGCTCCGGCGCGGAGGGATAATGCTGTTGGACGTAGCTATACGAGTGACAGGGGATATAGAACTTATTCCCTTCATCCAAGGGAGGAATTGCACAGCCAAGTTCCTCCTAGGGCAGGTACATCCGCTGCTGCTGCTTTTAACTCCTACCAGGAGGATCCTTATGATGCATATCAGCATGGTGCTGCATCTGCGGACCCATATGCACATCGTTCAAGAAGGGAGGACATACCCTCAGGTTCTCTTTATGGTCGTAGTAGGCGGGAAAGTTATTTGACTGAGAAGGACCATCTACGAAGGAGAGCAGTTGATCGGGATGAATCACTTCCGAGGTATATTGATGATTTACTGGGACATGATCGAGCACACCGTTACGGGACTAATGAGAACAATGCTGCTAGCTTGCCGGTTTCATCTCGATACTCTTTTGCAGGTCCGAGGATCTGA
- the LOC115728959 gene encoding cyclin-L1-1 codes for MIYTAIDNFYLTDEQLKNSPSRKDGIDEATETTLRIYGCDLIQESGILLKLPQAVMATGQVLFHRFYCKKSFTRFNVKKVAASSVWLASKLEESPRKARQVLIVFHRMECRRENLPIEHLDLGSKKYAELKIELSRTERHILKEMGFICHVEHPHKFISNYLATLGTPPDLRQEAWNLANDSLRTALCVRFKSEVVACGVVYAAARRFKVPLPENPPWWKAFDADKDGIDEVCRVLAHLYSLPKAEYIPVCKDGDSFTFSMKSSDLQSKPASKEVPPSSPLVNSDSNAAKTAPSSGNLESGGSKDELVDPNGKESRRSDDESNNVPTEGGVKDDSVPKSKSEHRNEAIGERNKEREKDRDRERDRDRDRDRERERTKCRDRDRGRDSDREREREDSDRDKARERRRHSKDGGKDSGHSDKSRHHSSRDREYRSSSYSSRDKERRRHHSYA; via the exons ATGATTTACACTGCAATCGACAACTTCTACCTGACGGATGAGCAGTTGAAGAACTCGCCTTCCAGGAAAGATGGAATTGATGAAGCAACAGAAACAACTCTTAGAATTTATGGTTGTGACTTAATTCAAGAAAGTGGCATTCTACTCAAACT ACCACAAGCAGTGATGGCCACGGGCCAGGTTCTCTTTCATCGTTTTTATTGCAAGAAGTCATTCACCCGTTTCAATGTTAAG AAAGTTGCTGCAAGCAGTGTTTGGCTAGCATCAAAACTTGAGGAAAGCCCTAGGAAGGCTAGGCAAGTCCTCATTGTTTTCCATCGCATGGAATGTAGGAGGGAAAACTTGCCAATAGAGCATCTGGACCTGGGTTCAAAG AAGTATGCAGAACTGAAGATAGAGTTAAGCAGAACAGAAAGACATATTTTGAAAGAGATGGGTTTCATCTGTCATGTTGAGCATCCTCACAAATTCATTTCAAACTACCTCGCTACATTAGGAACACCTCCAGATTTGAGACAGGAAGCCTGGAATCTGGCAAATGATAG TTTGCGTACTGCCTTGTGTGTTCGTTTCAAGAGTGAGGTTGTGGCATGTGGCGTTGTATATGCTGCTGCTCGTAGGTTCAAGGTGCCACTTCCTGAAAATCCACCATGGTGGAAGGCATTTGATGCAGACAAAGACGGAATCGACGAAGTTTGTAGGGTTTTGGCTCATTTATACAGCCTGCCCAAAGCAGAATATATTCCAGTATGTAAGGATGGAGACTCCTTTACTTTCTCCATGAAGTCCTCGGATTTACAATCTAAACCAGCTTCGAAG GAGGTTCCACCGAGTAGCCCCCTGGTTAATAGCGACTCTAATGCTGCCAAGACTGCCCCATCATCCGGCAATCTGGAATCCGGTGGATCCAAGGACGAATTAGTAGATCCAAATGGGAAGGAATCTAGAAGGAGCGATGATGAATCGAATAACGTGCCAACTGAGGGTGGGGTAAAAGATGATTCTGTCCCGAAGTCGAAGTCTGAGCACAGAAATGAGGCTATTGGGGAAAGgaacaaggagagagagaaggacagAGACAGGGAGAGGGATAGGGACAGGGATAGGGacagggagagggagagaacaaAGTGCAGAGATCGTGACCGAGGAAGGGATTCTGACAGGGAAAGAGAACGGGAAGACTCCGACAGAGATAAGGCTAGAGAAAGACGTCGTCACTCGAAAGACGGTGGCAAGGATTCAG GACATTCAGATAAATCAAGACATCACTCTTCTCGAG ATCGGGAATACCGCAGTTCCTCATATTCTTCCAGGGACAAGGAAAGGCGCAGGCATCATTCATATGCTTGA
- the LOC115728954 gene encoding uncharacterized protein LOC115728954 isoform X3, which produces MSQKSRICCALCSLFRLQLQLPQRLYTLDELKLNGIEAALLLSPVDATLGAIERNLQLAAVAGGLSAWNLLGLSPQQIFYVSLGLLFLWTFDSVSFNGGVGSLVLDTIGHTFSQKYHNRVLQHEAGHFLIAYLVGILPRGYTVSSLDALKKEGSLNVQAGTSFVDFEFLEEVNVGRVSARMLNRFSCIALAGVATEYLLFGCAEGGLADINKLDLLLKGLGFTQKKADSQVRWSVLNTVLLLRRHDMARVELAKAMSQGKSVGFCINVVEDTIGDADI; this is translated from the exons ATGTCTCAAAAGTCGCGAATTTGCTGTGCCTTGTGCTCATTATTTAGGCTCCAATTGCAGTTACCGCAGCGGCTTTACACTTTAGATGAACTGAAGTTGAATGGAATCGAAGCGGCATTGCTCTTGTCTCCGGTAGATGCGACTCTTGGTGCTATAGAGAGAAACCTGCAGCTTGCTGCTGTCGCTGGAGGGCTCTCCGCATGGAACTTGTTGGGTCTTAGTCCCCAGCAAATTTTCTATGTTTCTTTGGGCCTTTTATTTCTGTGGACTTTTGACTCG GTATCTTTCAATGGAGGAGTTGGCAGCTTGGTTCTTGATACAATTGGCCATACTTTTAGTCAGAAGTATCACAATAGGGTTCTTCAA CATGAAGCTGGACATTTCTTGATTGCTTACCTGGTCGGAATTCTTCCTAGGGGATATACAGTCTCCAGTTTGGATGCTTTAAAGAAGGAAGGCTCTCTCAATGTCCAAGCAGGGACTTCTTTCGTAGATTTCGAATTTCTTGAAGAA GTCAATGTGGGAAGAGTATCGGCAAGG ATGCTCAATAGATTCTCCTGCATAGCCCTCGCTGGCGTGGCGACTGAATATCTTCTCTTTGGATGCGCCGAGGGAGGCCTCGCAGACATAAACAAG TTGGATCTATTGCTCAAGGGCTTGGGATTTACCCAGAAGAAGGCAGACTCTCAAGTCAGATGGTCGGTGCTGAACACTGTCCTGCTGCTGCGCCGCCACGACATGGCACGGGTGGAGCTTGCGAAGGCAATGTCCCAGGGGAAGTCTGTCGGGTTTTGCATCAATGTCGTAGAAGACACCATAGGCGATGCAGACATCTAG
- the LOC115728954 gene encoding uncharacterized protein LOC115728954 isoform X1 encodes MGTVGFYGNLSHDPRLKVPILKTIIVRASSSQVEFSRRQVLERVDEELAKGNERGALALVKESHGKPGGLRCFGSARQLPQRLYTLDELKLNGIEAALLLSPVDATLGAIERNLQLAAVAGGLSAWNLLGLSPQQIFYVSLGLLFLWTFDSVSFNGGVGSLVLDTIGHTFSQKYHNRVLQHEAGHFLIAYLVGILPRGYTVSSLDALKKEGSLNVQAGTSFVDFEFLEEVNVGRVSARMLNRFSCIALAGVATEYLLFGCAEGGLADINKLDLLLKGLGFTQKKADSQVRWSVLNTVLLLRRHDMARVELAKAMSQGKSVGFCINVVEDTIGDADI; translated from the exons ATGGGGACTGTCGGCTTCTACGGGAACTTATCCCACGACCCTCGATTGAAAGTCCCGATCTTGAAGACGATCATCGTCAGAGCGTCGTCGTCGCAAGTCGAATTTTCAAGAAGACAAGTTCTTGAGCGAGTGGACGAGGAGCTAGCTAAAGGGAACGAGAGGGGGGCTCTGGCTCTTGTGAAAGAATCGCACGGCAAGCCCGGGGGTCTCCGTTGCTTCGGTTCCGCGAGGCAG TTACCGCAGCGGCTTTACACTTTAGATGAACTGAAGTTGAATGGAATCGAAGCGGCATTGCTCTTGTCTCCGGTAGATGCGACTCTTGGTGCTATAGAGAGAAACCTGCAGCTTGCTGCTGTCGCTGGAGGGCTCTCCGCATGGAACTTGTTGGGTCTTAGTCCCCAGCAAATTTTCTATGTTTCTTTGGGCCTTTTATTTCTGTGGACTTTTGACTCG GTATCTTTCAATGGAGGAGTTGGCAGCTTGGTTCTTGATACAATTGGCCATACTTTTAGTCAGAAGTATCACAATAGGGTTCTTCAA CATGAAGCTGGACATTTCTTGATTGCTTACCTGGTCGGAATTCTTCCTAGGGGATATACAGTCTCCAGTTTGGATGCTTTAAAGAAGGAAGGCTCTCTCAATGTCCAAGCAGGGACTTCTTTCGTAGATTTCGAATTTCTTGAAGAA GTCAATGTGGGAAGAGTATCGGCAAGG ATGCTCAATAGATTCTCCTGCATAGCCCTCGCTGGCGTGGCGACTGAATATCTTCTCTTTGGATGCGCCGAGGGAGGCCTCGCAGACATAAACAAG TTGGATCTATTGCTCAAGGGCTTGGGATTTACCCAGAAGAAGGCAGACTCTCAAGTCAGATGGTCGGTGCTGAACACTGTCCTGCTGCTGCGCCGCCACGACATGGCACGGGTGGAGCTTGCGAAGGCAATGTCCCAGGGGAAGTCTGTCGGGTTTTGCATCAATGTCGTAGAAGACACCATAGGCGATGCAGACATCTAG
- the LOC115728954 gene encoding uncharacterized protein LOC115728954 isoform X2 — translation MGTVGFYGNLSHDPRLKVPILKTIIVRASSSQVEFSRRQVLERVDEELAKGNERGALALVKESHGKPGGLRCFGSARQVPQRLYTLDELKLNGIEAALLLSPVDATLGAIERNLQLAAVAGGLSAWNLLGLSPQQIFYVSLGLLFLWTFDSVSFNGGVGSLVLDTIGHTFSQKYHNRVLQHEAGHFLIAYLVGILPRGYTVSSLDALKKEGSLNVQAGTSFVDFEFLEEVNVGRVSARMLNRFSCIALAGVATEYLLFGCAEGGLADINKLDLLLKGLGFTQKKADSQVRWSVLNTVLLLRRHDMARVELAKAMSQGKSVGFCINVVEDTIGDADI, via the exons ATGGGGACTGTCGGCTTCTACGGGAACTTATCCCACGACCCTCGATTGAAAGTCCCGATCTTGAAGACGATCATCGTCAGAGCGTCGTCGTCGCAAGTCGAATTTTCAAGAAGACAAGTTCTTGAGCGAGTGGACGAGGAGCTAGCTAAAGGGAACGAGAGGGGGGCTCTGGCTCTTGTGAAAGAATCGCACGGCAAGCCCGGGGGTCTCCGTTGCTTCGGTTCCGCGAGGCAGGTT CCGCAGCGGCTTTACACTTTAGATGAACTGAAGTTGAATGGAATCGAAGCGGCATTGCTCTTGTCTCCGGTAGATGCGACTCTTGGTGCTATAGAGAGAAACCTGCAGCTTGCTGCTGTCGCTGGAGGGCTCTCCGCATGGAACTTGTTGGGTCTTAGTCCCCAGCAAATTTTCTATGTTTCTTTGGGCCTTTTATTTCTGTGGACTTTTGACTCG GTATCTTTCAATGGAGGAGTTGGCAGCTTGGTTCTTGATACAATTGGCCATACTTTTAGTCAGAAGTATCACAATAGGGTTCTTCAA CATGAAGCTGGACATTTCTTGATTGCTTACCTGGTCGGAATTCTTCCTAGGGGATATACAGTCTCCAGTTTGGATGCTTTAAAGAAGGAAGGCTCTCTCAATGTCCAAGCAGGGACTTCTTTCGTAGATTTCGAATTTCTTGAAGAA GTCAATGTGGGAAGAGTATCGGCAAGG ATGCTCAATAGATTCTCCTGCATAGCCCTCGCTGGCGTGGCGACTGAATATCTTCTCTTTGGATGCGCCGAGGGAGGCCTCGCAGACATAAACAAG TTGGATCTATTGCTCAAGGGCTTGGGATTTACCCAGAAGAAGGCAGACTCTCAAGTCAGATGGTCGGTGCTGAACACTGTCCTGCTGCTGCGCCGCCACGACATGGCACGGGTGGAGCTTGCGAAGGCAATGTCCCAGGGGAAGTCTGTCGGGTTTTGCATCAATGTCGTAGAAGACACCATAGGCGATGCAGACATCTAG